A genomic region of Procambarus clarkii isolate CNS0578487 chromosome 30, FALCON_Pclarkii_2.0, whole genome shotgun sequence contains the following coding sequences:
- the LOC138369862 gene encoding complement C1q-like protein 4: MLPRCFIMAALLAISTQDDVTVPSETGFRPRPMVTVPPPTININATLPASAIGGDVAFSVKKAANLTLSLPATVRFQEVVTNAGEAWHQNSSEFVVPADGGYFLTFNAVGGNSSDFTMALMKNKVPQVNAYGTLSHFEHASNSAFLELHRGDVVYLELQEGMIYDHPFNETYTTFTGFLVYHI; encoded by the exons ATGTTGCCTCGTTGTTTCATAATGGCAGCGTTATTGGCCATCAGTACACAGGATGACGTAACTGTCCCATCAGAGACAGGCTTCAGGCCTCGTCCAATGGTGACTGTACCGCCACCCACGATTAATATAAACGCGACATTGCCTGCTTCAGCTATTGG AGGTGACGTCGCCTTCTCGGTGAAGAAAGCCGCAAACTTGACTCTGAGCCTACCAGCTACAGTAAGATTTCAG GAGGTCGTAACTAATGCTGGTGAAGCCTGGCACCAAAACTCCAGCGAGTTCGTGGTACCAGCTGATGGAGGTTATTTCTTAACCTTTAACGCTGTTGGTGGCAACAGTAGCGACTTCAC GATGGCGCTGATGAAGAACAAAGTTCCCCAAGTGAATGCGTATGGAACGCTAAGCCATTTTGAACATGCATCGAACTCTGCTTTCCTGGAGCTCCACCGTGGTGACGTGGTGTACCTGGAGCTGCAGGAGGGCATGATCTACGACCACCCCTTCAACGAGACCTACACCACATTCACTGGCTTCCTTGTTTATCATATTTAA
- the LOC138369864 gene encoding complement C1q-like protein 2 — protein MQVSTGEILMFLVLGVSLLHQSSSIPATVRPSNTTVRRTTPVIHPTKLTKLVRTASVTATTRRTRVLPSALNLTVNATVPLKPITLNTSSVLKASSTKGHTIKVREAQTEDLSASPVPALVGRRVAFSVAKATERLHAFAHVHFRDVLTNVGGGWDPATSEFVTPYDGKYFFTFHAIGANDSDFTMSLTRNRMPEVTAYGTTTTFEHGSNSIVLDLKTMDKISLELHQGAIYENPGNESYTSFTGFLISSV, from the exons ATGCAGGTGTCTACCGGAGAGATACTAATGTTCCTGGTCCTGGGAGTTTCACTTCTGCACCAGAGTAGTTCCATTCCTGCTACTGTAAGACCATCTAACACGACAGTTCGTAGGACCACTCCAGTTATTCACCCAACGAAACTGACCAAACTTGTTAGAACTGCCAGCGTTACTGCTACCACACGCCGTACTAGGGTACTGCCATCGGCTTTAAATCTTACTGTTAACGCAACAGTCCCACTTAAACCAATTACACTTAATACGTCTAGTGTGTTAAAGGCTTCCTCCACTAAAGGCCATACCATAAAGGTCAGGGAGGCACAAACTGAAGATCTTTCAGCTTCACCTGTTCCCGCATTGGT tggtcgtAGAGTCGCATTCAGTGTGGCAAAGGCTACGGAACGCCTCCATGCCTTCGCTCATGTCCACTTCAGG GATGTCCTGACAAACGTAGGTGGTGGTTGGGACCCAGCGACAAGTGAATTCGTAACGCCCTATGAcggaaaatatttcttcacattccATGCTATTGGGGCAAACGACAGTGACTTTAC aatgtCTCTGACGAGGAATCGAATGCCTGAGGTGACTGCGTATGGAACGACTACTACCTTCGAACATGGTTCAAATTCCATAGTCTTGGATCTGAAGACAATGGATAAGATCTCGCTGGAGCTCCATCAGGGCGCAATATATGAAAACCCTGGCAACGAATCCTACACTTCCTTCACCGGTTTCCTAATTTCCAGTGTGTAA
- the LOC138369863 gene encoding cerebellin-2-like: MSKTISEVIACLVVIYLTAGQSCQLSTVTLYKTTQLPNTFSNTHTAATHLPSASHNVKTGTLPSPGIRVDSFLPVIFSRKVAFSVRKATEPLQADTRIHFRDVLANVGGSWNPESSEFLAPYDGKYFFIFHAIGGRTSDFTMALMKNGKFEVTAYGTLTAFKHGSNSAVLELKREDKVSLKLQQGAIYEHSGNETYTTFTGFLVF, from the exons ATGTCGAAAACAATTTCCGAGGTGATTGCTTGCTTGGTAGTAATCTACCTTACAGCTGGACAGAGTTGTCAATTATCTACAGTTACGTTGTATAAAACTACGCAGCTCCCGAATACGTTTTCAAACACGCATACTGCTGCTACGCATCTACCTTCTGCTTCACACAACGTGAAGACCGGAACACTACCTTCCCCAGGAATTCGTGTGGATTCGTTCCTTCCCGTCATATT TTCCCGTAAAGTGGCCTTTAGTGTGAGGAAAGCTACAGAACCGCTGCAGGCAGACACTCGCATTCATTTCAGG GACGTGTTGGCTAACGTGGGTGGATCCTGGAACCCCGAAAGCAGCGAGTTTCTTGCTCCATACGATGGaaaatattttttcatatttcacGCAATAGGAGGGAGAACCAGCGACTTTAC AATGGCTTTAATGAAGAATGGGAAATTTGAAGTTACTGCTTACGGAACATTGACGGCTTTCAAACATGGGTCCAACTCTGCCGTGTTGGAACTCAAACGTGAAGACAAGGTGTCCCTAAAACTGCAGCAGGGTGCAATCTACGAGCATTCGGGCAACGAGACCTACACTACCTTCACTGGCTTCCTTGTCTTCTAA